In Candidatus Paceibacterota bacterium, one DNA window encodes the following:
- a CDS encoding DNA recombination protein RmuC, whose protein sequence is MEQLMLPFLILIFVGLIIVIVLLIRKGSNKEESSLIMQQLNHMNQVLDNKLSESTRTIQTQFDQSAKIIGSVTERLTKLDDTNRQVVGFADQLQNLQDILKNPKQRGVLGEYYLETVLKNVLPPSSYQMQYTFKDGAIVDAVVFVDKNIIPIDSKFSLENYNRILESHDPEEKKRYENSFVADIKARIDETAKYVKPEERTMNFAFMFIPSEAVFYDLLINKVGAVTEDTNNLIYYASKRKVVIVSPTSFLAYLQTVLQGLRNQKISEQAQEIIKEVERLGRHIVSYSEYMKKMGQHLSTTVSSYNRASKELAKVDKDVVKITDGEAKVKIKEIEAPSEE, encoded by the coding sequence ATGGAACAATTAATGCTTCCATTTTTAATTTTAATTTTTGTTGGCTTAATAATAGTTATTGTTTTGTTAATCAGGAAAGGTTCTAACAAGGAAGAGAGTTCTTTAATAATGCAGCAGTTGAATCACATGAACCAGGTTTTAGATAATAAATTATCAGAGTCAACAAGAACTATCCAAACCCAGTTCGACCAAAGTGCTAAGATTATAGGAAGCGTTACCGAGAGACTAACAAAATTAGATGATACCAACCGGCAAGTGGTGGGTTTCGCAGACCAGCTTCAAAATCTCCAGGACATATTAAAAAATCCCAAACAAAGAGGGGTTTTGGGAGAATATTATCTGGAAACCGTATTAAAGAACGTTCTTCCGCCAAGCTCTTATCAAATGCAGTATACCTTTAAAGACGGGGCAATAGTGGATGCAGTGGTTTTCGTGGACAAAAATATCATTCCAATTGATTCAAAATTCAGCCTGGAAAACTATAATAGAATTTTGGAATCGCATGACCCCGAGGAGAAAAAAAGATATGAAAACTCTTTTGTCGCAGATATCAAAGCAAGGATAGACGAAACTGCAAAATACGTCAAACCAGAAGAAAGAACAATGAATTTCGCCTTTATGTTTATACCCTCGGAAGCTGTTTTCTATGATTTGCTTATAAATAAAGTCGGCGCAGTAACAGAAGATACGAATAACTTGATATATTACGCGAGCAAAAGGAAAGTGGTTATTGTTTCTCCGACTTCCTTCCTTGCTTATCTGCAAACTGTTTTGCAGGGATTAAGAAATCAAAAAATATCCGAGCAAGCCCAGGAGATAATCAAGGAAGTGGAAAGATTAGGTCGCCACATAGTAAGCTACAGTGAGTATATGAAGAAAATGGGGCAGCATTTATCAACGACTGTCAGCAGCTATAATCGAGCTAGCAAAGAGCTTGCCAAAGTTGATAAAGATGTGGTAAAAATTACAGATGGGGAAGCTAAAGTAAAAATTAAAGAAATAGAAGCCCCATCAGAAGAATAA
- a CDS encoding glycosyltransferase family 4 protein, with protein MKVGLISFHSFLYPGGVKRHIFGLHEEFKKRGIESKIIAPRRLRRESYGKDVILLGTSFPFNVGGTQGDFCFNFNPFSIKKVLDKENFDVLHFHNCGFPSTFQILEHSKALNILTFHANLEKNNFVKSFPGFFYLFDRLVRWKTDGIIGVAPLCLEFFKNYKGPKAIIPNGIDLDEFSKKLPKLKRFSDDKLNILFLGRIEERKGLIYLLKAFKILDKSYSNLRLIVVGDGTLKSICQRWAKRNKLKNVVFEKGAKEENVPQYYKTADIFCSPAIYGESFGIVLVEAMASGIPVVAFANEGYKGVLEKGKGKMFLAEPKDYKVLAERLELLIKDEKLRKVMGEWGTQEAKKYSWPKIADEVLNFYKLCRKAKKTKAS; from the coding sequence ATGAAAGTCGGCTTAATATCTTTCCATTCATTTCTTTATCCTGGCGGAGTGAAACGCCATATTTTTGGTTTGCATGAAGAATTTAAGAAAAGGGGGATTGAGTCAAAGATTATCGCCCCTCGGAGGTTAAGAAGAGAGAGTTACGGAAAAGATGTCATTTTGCTTGGCACTTCTTTTCCTTTTAACGTTGGAGGAACGCAGGGAGATTTTTGTTTTAATTTCAATCCTTTTTCAATTAAGAAGGTTTTGGACAAGGAAAACTTTGACGTTCTGCATTTTCACAATTGCGGGTTTCCTTCAACTTTCCAGATTCTGGAACATTCCAAGGCCCTGAATATATTAACTTTTCATGCCAATCTTGAGAAAAATAACTTCGTAAAGTCGTTTCCCGGATTCTTTTATCTTTTTGACAGATTGGTGCGCTGGAAAACAGACGGCATAATCGGCGTGGCTCCTCTTTGCTTGGAATTCTTTAAAAATTACAAAGGGCCGAAGGCCATCATACCCAACGGCATAGATTTGGATGAGTTCAGTAAGAAATTGCCAAAATTGAAGAGGTTTTCCGACGATAAGCTGAATATTTTGTTTTTGGGGAGGATTGAAGAAAGAAAAGGATTAATTTATTTATTGAAAGCTTTTAAGATTTTGGATAAAAGCTATTCTAACTTGAGACTGATTGTCGTTGGTGACGGCACGTTAAAAAGCATTTGCCAGAGATGGGCAAAAAGAAATAAATTAAAGAATGTTGTTTTCGAAAAAGGGGCTAAGGAGGAAAACGTTCCCCAATACTATAAAACAGCTGACATTTTCTGTAGTCCGGCAATATATGGAGAAAGCTTTGGTATTGTTTTAGTTGAAGCTATGGCTTCTGGTATTCCGGTAGTTGCTTTTGCTAATGAGGGGTATAAAGGTGTGCTGGAAAAAGGAAAAGGAAAGATGTTTTTAGCTGAACCCAAGGATTATAAGGTTTTAGCTGAAAGGTTGGAATTATTGATTAAAGACGAAAAACTGAGGAAAGTAATGGGAGAATGGGGGACTCAAGAAGCAAAAAAATACTCCTGGCCTAAAATAGCAGATGAGGTTCTTAATTTCTATAAATTATGTAGAAAAGCGAAAAAAACTAAAGCTTCTTAA
- a CDS encoding sodium:calcium antiporter, translating into MTVALHILIFLVSCLFLAFAGKWLINALLRIAKALCWKEFVVAFFIMAFAGSLPNFFVGVSAALRGIPELSFGDVLGGNLADMTLILALAVLFSKGLPASSKTIQTSSIFTLAVAVLPMLLILDGTLGRGDGIVLFLFFIMYIVWLFSKDERFQKIYDNKSPRPVHKQPKVFLKDFGIIVFGILLILLAAQGIVTSASFFADYFVLPLALIGILIVGLGNCLPEAYFSIVAAKKGEGWLVLGDLMGSIVVASTLVLGTVALINPIVIDNFSPFVIARLFLFIAAFFFLLFVKTGQKVTRKEAIFLLGIYITFLIAEVLFH; encoded by the coding sequence ATGACGGTAGCTTTACACATTCTAATCTTTCTCGTGTCCTGCCTTTTTCTGGCTTTTGCTGGCAAATGGCTGATCAATGCTTTGTTAAGAATAGCCAAGGCTTTGTGCTGGAAAGAGTTTGTCGTTGCTTTCTTTATCATGGCTTTTGCCGGTTCTCTGCCCAATTTCTTTGTCGGCGTTAGCGCTGCTTTAAGAGGCATTCCTGAATTGTCGTTCGGTGATGTTCTTGGGGGGAATTTGGCTGATATGACTTTGATTCTGGCTCTGGCTGTTTTATTCTCTAAAGGATTGCCGGCTTCAAGTAAAACCATTCAAACTTCCTCCATTTTTACTCTGGCTGTGGCAGTCTTGCCCATGCTTTTGATTTTAGACGGAACCTTGGGAAGGGGTGATGGCATTGTCTTATTTTTGTTCTTTATCATGTACATTGTCTGGCTTTTTTCAAAAGACGAAAGATTCCAAAAGATTTATGATAATAAGTCGCCTCGTCCTGTCCATAAACAACCTAAAGTGTTTCTAAAGGATTTTGGCATAATTGTTTTTGGCATTCTTTTGATTCTGTTGGCAGCCCAAGGGATTGTTACTTCAGCTTCTTTTTTCGCTGACTATTTCGTTTTGCCCTTGGCACTGATAGGTATCTTAATAGTTGGTTTGGGCAATTGTTTGCCAGAAGCCTATTTTTCAATAGTTGCCGCTAAAAAAGGTGAAGGGTGGCTGGTCCTAGGAGACTTGATGGGTTCTATTGTTGTTGCTTCCACTCTGGTTCTGGGAACGGTTGCTTTGATCAACCCAATAGTGATAGATAACTTTTCTCCTTTTGTTATTGCCAGACTTTTCCTTTTTATAGCAGCTTTCTTCTTTTTGTTGTTTGTCAAAACTGGCCAGAAAGTCACTCGCAAAGAAGCTATCTTTCTGCTTGGTATATACATTACCTTTTTAATCGCTGAAGTTTTATTTCACTAA
- a CDS encoding HAD-IC family P-type ATPase — protein sequence MENNLFHSKSIKKIFEELSSYPEGLSLEEAKNRLEKFGTNEIPEKKAVHPAFIFLKQFHSWMVYILVGAALFSLWTGHMFDVYIILAVLLFNALVGFTQEYRAEKAIRALKRMVVHFATVVREGALLKIPARELVPGDIILLREGDRIPADARLLELKNFRTMESALTGESLSANKILKTLPEKTPLADQKNMVWMGTFVVAGQAKAAIVAAGAKTALGQIAESLEDIKISKTHFKIKTDLLAKKMALIAFGCVFVLLLVELFIGRLGLENAFRFAVAALVSAIPEGLPAVLIIVLAIGANRMAKRNAIIRDLQATETLGVVNIIATDKTGTLTKNTMDSEKLILLDQEDITVSGDGWNPKGEFIQKEQVFFPLENSQLQKLLHIACLCNSARLVKEDIKKENYRIIGDPTEGALVVLAGKAGIKKEVLLQKEKKIDELPFSSILKYGSALLMDAETKKKEIYAIGAPEIVLELSSFGLAEKEKKITAKNKEEILKRAESLARKGLRVIALAYKKVPLKTEKLTEDMVKNLTFVGVVGMKDPPRPEAKEAVAKAKTAGIRVIMKTGDHKETALAIAKEIGLIEEKKEDKYPLVLTQKELEGMNDKEFAEIVKHVSIFARLTPQMKLKILESLQKQGNIVAMTGDGVNDAPALKKADIGIAMGQIGTDVARESSSMVLVDDNFTSIINAVEEGRTVFTNIKQASLFLITTNLAEIATLIISLIVGVYLWGETILIMLPATIIFMNLVTDGFADVSLACEPRHEDVLKKPPRKKEENILSKDVLPFLALMIFIMVVLTIFIFNLFLNGESLEKARAGAFAVMAITQLFNVFNMRSLSQSIFKIGFFSNKFIVGGMIASFSLVLVALFIGEISKKFGFGLLSVPELLMIILLSSLVLWVGEIYKYWRRKQRTS from the coding sequence ATGGAAAACAATCTTTTTCATTCCAAATCAATAAAGAAGATATTTGAAGAGCTTTCTTCTTATCCTGAAGGTTTATCTTTAGAAGAGGCAAAGAACCGTTTGGAGAAGTTCGGAACCAATGAAATACCTGAAAAAAAAGCCGTACATCCGGCTTTTATTTTTTTAAAACAATTCCATTCCTGGATGGTGTATATCCTTGTGGGAGCTGCTCTTTTTTCTCTTTGGACCGGGCACATGTTTGACGTTTACATAATCCTGGCTGTCCTTCTGTTTAACGCCCTGGTTGGTTTCACACAAGAATATAGGGCAGAAAAAGCTATCAGAGCCTTGAAAAGGATGGTCGTTCATTTTGCCACAGTGGTCAGAGAGGGAGCATTATTGAAAATTCCGGCAAGAGAATTGGTTCCCGGAGATATTATTTTATTAAGAGAAGGGGATAGGATTCCAGCTGATGCCAGATTATTGGAATTAAAGAATTTTAGAACAATGGAATCTGCTTTAACAGGCGAATCATTGTCAGCAAACAAAATACTTAAAACGCTGCCCGAAAAAACGCCTTTGGCTGACCAAAAAAACATGGTCTGGATGGGAACCTTTGTTGTGGCCGGACAAGCAAAAGCAGCAATTGTTGCTGCTGGAGCTAAAACAGCTTTGGGCCAGATCGCTGAAAGCTTGGAAGATATTAAAATCTCAAAGACCCACTTTAAGATAAAGACTGATTTGCTGGCCAAGAAAATGGCATTGATTGCTTTTGGCTGTGTTTTTGTGCTTTTGCTGGTTGAATTGTTTATCGGCCGACTCGGACTGGAAAATGCCTTTCGCTTTGCTGTGGCTGCCCTTGTTTCGGCAATTCCCGAAGGACTGCCAGCTGTCTTAATAATAGTTCTGGCTATAGGAGCCAACAGAATGGCAAAAAGAAATGCCATTATTAGGGATCTGCAAGCCACAGAAACCCTTGGCGTGGTAAATATTATTGCCACTGACAAAACCGGAACCTTGACCAAAAACACAATGGATTCAGAAAAGCTTATTCTACTTGATCAAGAAGATATTACGGTTTCCGGAGACGGCTGGAATCCGAAAGGGGAATTCATCCAAAAAGAGCAGGTTTTCTTCCCTTTGGAAAATTCCCAGCTGCAAAAGCTTTTGCATATTGCTTGCCTTTGCAACAGCGCCAGACTAGTGAAGGAAGATATTAAAAAGGAGAACTACAGAATCATCGGCGATCCGACCGAAGGCGCTCTTGTTGTTTTAGCTGGAAAGGCCGGAATTAAAAAAGAAGTTTTACTGCAAAAAGAAAAAAAGATTGATGAATTGCCTTTCAGTTCAATATTAAAATACGGTTCTGCGCTTTTGATGGACGCAGAAACAAAGAAAAAAGAAATTTATGCGATTGGCGCCCCGGAAATCGTGCTGGAGCTTTCTTCTTTCGGACTTGCTGAAAAAGAAAAAAAGATAACAGCTAAAAACAAAGAGGAGATTCTAAAAAGAGCGGAAAGCTTGGCTAGGAAAGGATTAAGAGTCATTGCTTTGGCCTACAAAAAAGTGCCCTTAAAAACAGAAAAACTGACTGAAGATATGGTTAAAAATTTAACTTTTGTTGGAGTTGTCGGAATGAAAGATCCTCCTCGGCCAGAAGCAAAAGAAGCTGTTGCTAAAGCAAAAACAGCAGGCATCAGGGTGATTATGAAAACAGGCGACCATAAAGAAACAGCTCTGGCAATTGCCAAAGAAATCGGCTTGATTGAAGAAAAAAAAGAAGATAAATATCCTTTGGTTTTAACTCAAAAAGAATTAGAAGGAATGAATGATAAAGAGTTTGCAGAGATTGTAAAGCACGTTTCTATTTTTGCCAGATTAACCCCGCAAATGAAATTAAAAATCTTGGAAAGTTTGCAAAAGCAGGGAAATATCGTAGCTATGACCGGCGACGGAGTTAACGACGCTCCAGCTCTTAAAAAAGCGGATATCGGCATTGCCATGGGCCAAATCGGCACTGATGTTGCCAGAGAAAGCAGTTCCATGGTTTTAGTTGACGATAATTTCACTTCTATAATCAATGCCGTTGAAGAAGGCAGAACGGTTTTTACCAATATTAAGCAGGCCAGCTTATTTTTGATCACTACCAATCTCGCTGAAATCGCAACTTTAATAATATCTTTGATTGTCGGCGTTTATCTTTGGGGCGAGACCATTTTGATTATGCTGCCTGCCACCATTATTTTTATGAATTTGGTAACTGACGGCTTTGCTGACGTTTCTTTGGCTTGCGAACCCCGCCACGAAGATGTTTTGAAAAAGCCGCCGAGGAAAAAAGAAGAAAATATTTTATCAAAGGACGTTCTGCCGTTTTTGGCTTTAATGATTTTCATTATGGTTGTTCTTACTATTTTCATATTTAATTTGTTTTTAAACGGTGAGTCTTTGGAAAAAGCGAGAGCCGGAGCCTTTGCCGTAATGGCTATTACTCAATTGTTTAATGTTTTTAATATGAGGTCTCTTTCCCAGTCGATTTTTAAAATAGGTTTCTTTTCAAATAAATTCATAGTCGGCGGAATGATAGCTTCTTTTTCATTAGTATTAGTCGCTCTTTTTATCGGAGAAATATCGAAAAAGTTCGGCTTCGGTCTTTTATCTGTTCCAGAATTGTTAATGATAATACTGCTTTCTTCTTTGGTTTTATGGGTAGGAGAAATATATAAATATTGGAGGCGAAAACAGAGAACCTCTTAA
- a CDS encoding small multi-drug export protein has product MELIQELKIFLWAMAPIGELRAAIPIGLTIYKMNPVIVYFLSVLGNLFAVFLILTFLGVFSRWSSKNISFFNRFFTWLFAKTRENHSTRVDKYGIWLLPLFVAIPLPITGGWTGSLIAFVFNIPFKKAFPLISLGVMTAGLIVLFVTKAGIAIENNFGWQVLIGVLFIFGLSWLLYKKLRK; this is encoded by the coding sequence ATGGAGCTTATCCAGGAACTGAAAATATTCTTATGGGCAATGGCGCCTATCGGAGAATTAAGGGCTGCCATTCCCATTGGTCTGACCATTTACAAGATGAATCCGGTAATTGTCTATTTTTTGTCTGTTCTAGGAAATCTGTTTGCTGTGTTCTTGATTCTTACTTTTTTGGGCGTTTTTTCCAGGTGGTCATCCAAAAACATTAGTTTTTTCAACCGTTTCTTCACCTGGCTCTTTGCTAAAACAAGGGAAAACCATTCAACTAGGGTAGATAAATACGGTATTTGGCTCTTGCCTCTTTTTGTCGCTATCCCTTTGCCTATTACTGGCGGATGGACAGGTTCTCTGATTGCTTTTGTCTTTAATATACCTTTCAAAAAAGCTTTTCCTTTGATTTCTTTGGGGGTTATGACAGCTGGCTTGATTGTTCTATTTGTTACTAAAGCTGGAATCGCTATTGAGAATAATTTTGGCTGGCAGGTATTAATAGGAGTATTGTTTATTTTCGGATTAAGCTGGTTGTTGTATAAAAAATTAAGAAAATAA
- the dnaB gene encoding replicative DNA helicase: MKSNVSKQELPDRMPPQDVEAERSLLGSLMLDKNAIVKVVDFITARDFYKPIHQEIYQNCQELFEKIEPIDLLSLASKLKESNKLEEIGGNSYLTELINCVPTASNVLHYAKIVQKKRILRDLIEVGSDVAILGYNESEDPDVLLDQAEKNIFSIAQKGLSQKFVAIKESLEEAFERIDKLSKHEGGIRGLRTGFTNLDNILAGLQKSDLIVLASRPSLGKSALAMNIASHVAINEKVPVGLFSLEMAKDQLVDRLIADQAGIDLWRLRTGKLSSEGADNDFTRIQHALGVLSEAPIYIDDSAVCNILQMRAMARRLQAEKGLGLIVVDYLQLMEPRNTNTTMVQQMTEISRSLKSLARELNVPVLALSQLSRAVEQRSPQIPRLSDLRETGAIEQDADVVLFIYREDRYRQDTTRKNIADIIIAKHRNGPVGKVELYFDESRVVFRNLEKQYEEE, translated from the coding sequence ATGAAGAGCAATGTTTCTAAACAAGAATTACCGGACAGGATGCCCCCTCAGGACGTAGAAGCTGAAAGATCTTTACTGGGCTCCTTGATGCTGGATAAAAACGCCATAGTCAAAGTGGTTGATTTTATTACTGCCCGAGATTTTTATAAACCAATTCATCAGGAAATTTATCAGAACTGCCAGGAACTTTTTGAAAAAATCGAGCCGATAGATTTATTAAGTTTGGCCAGCAAATTGAAAGAATCTAACAAACTGGAGGAAATCGGCGGCAACAGCTATCTGACAGAGTTGATTAATTGCGTTCCTACTGCTTCCAATGTTTTACATTATGCTAAAATCGTCCAAAAGAAAAGAATTCTCAGAGATTTAATAGAGGTTGGTTCAGATGTGGCAATATTAGGATATAACGAGTCAGAAGACCCTGATGTTCTCTTGGACCAGGCAGAAAAAAACATATTCAGCATCGCTCAGAAAGGACTTTCCCAAAAGTTCGTAGCCATTAAAGAAAGTCTTGAGGAAGCTTTTGAAAGAATAGATAAACTGTCAAAGCACGAAGGCGGCATCAGGGGCTTGCGTACAGGATTCACTAACTTGGATAATATACTGGCTGGTCTGCAAAAATCAGACCTAATTGTTCTAGCTTCCAGGCCTTCTCTGGGTAAAAGTGCTTTGGCAATGAATATTGCCAGCCATGTTGCCATAAACGAAAAGGTGCCAGTAGGTTTATTCAGCTTAGAAATGGCCAAAGACCAGTTGGTTGATAGGTTAATCGCTGACCAGGCAGGTATTGATTTATGGAGATTAAGAACTGGCAAACTCTCAAGCGAAGGAGCTGACAATGATTTTACCAGAATACAGCATGCTTTAGGCGTATTGTCAGAAGCGCCAATATATATTGATGATTCAGCTGTCTGCAATATCCTACAAATGAGAGCTATGGCCAGGCGGCTTCAAGCGGAAAAAGGCCTAGGCCTTATTGTTGTCGACTATTTGCAGCTAATGGAGCCGAGAAACACCAATACTACTATGGTTCAGCAAATGACAGAAATATCCCGTTCTCTTAAATCATTAGCCAGAGAATTAAACGTGCCTGTTTTAGCTCTATCCCAGCTATCAAGAGCGGTTGAGCAAAGGTCTCCTCAAATTCCTCGCTTATCAGACCTAAGAGAAACAGGAGCTATTGAACAGGACGCTGACGTTGTTTTATTCATTTACCGAGAAGACAGATACAGGCAAGATACTACCAGGAAGAATATAGCGGACATTATCATCGCTAAACACAGAAACGGACCGGTCGGCAAAGTAGAGCTGTATTTTGATGAAAGCCGTGTTGTTTTCCGCAACCTGGAAAAACAATACGAAGAAGAATAA
- a CDS encoding cysteine--tRNA ligase — MLKLYNTLSRKKEILKPRKNKKINLFVCGPTVYDFSHIGHARTYISFDVIAKYLRESGYDVFYLQNITDIDDKIIERAKKTKTSPKQLAEKFKKEYFKDVKGLRITSVSKYAKATDYIKEILNQVKRLMKKGYAYRLEDGIYYDISKFKNYGKLSKRTITQAEDGVSRIDRAKNKKNKGDFCLWKKSKSGEPKWPSPWFKGRPGWHIEDTAITEKQFGPQYDIHGGAQDLMFPHHEAEIAQMEAISNKHPLVKYWLHTGFLNVEGQKMAKSLGNFITIKDFLKENDSRILRLLIIKSHYRSPLDYNEKLLLQTKRELERIDEFIDKLSRIKTVEANPQQILRGIEKKYKAAMEDDFNTPKAIALLFNLINKGNIQISQNKLTVTDAKEIITFLKKIDKVFNFIFQIKQKKEIPSSIIDLVKLREKQRKKNNWQKADKIRKKIQQLGYWVEDTKDGSKVKKL; from the coding sequence ATGCTTAAACTCTACAACACCCTATCTAGAAAAAAAGAAATCTTAAAACCGAGAAAAAACAAAAAGATAAACCTTTTTGTCTGCGGACCTACGGTTTACGATTTCTCGCATATTGGACACGCCAGAACATATATAAGCTTTGACGTAATCGCAAAATACCTTAGAGAATCAGGATACGATGTTTTCTATTTGCAGAATATCACCGATATTGACGATAAAATAATTGAAAGAGCTAAAAAAACAAAAACATCACCAAAACAACTGGCTGAAAAATTCAAGAAAGAATATTTCAAAGACGTAAAGGGCTTAAGGATAACCAGTGTTTCAAAATACGCCAAAGCTACAGATTACATCAAGGAAATACTGAACCAGGTGAAAAGATTAATGAAAAAAGGATACGCTTACCGATTAGAAGACGGAATCTACTACGACATTTCCAAATTCAAAAACTACGGAAAACTTTCAAAAAGAACAATTACACAAGCAGAAGACGGCGTATCAAGAATAGACCGAGCAAAAAACAAGAAGAACAAGGGAGATTTCTGCTTATGGAAAAAGTCAAAATCAGGAGAGCCCAAATGGCCATCTCCCTGGTTTAAAGGAAGACCTGGCTGGCATATCGAAGACACAGCCATCACTGAAAAGCAATTCGGCCCACAGTACGACATTCACGGCGGAGCCCAGGACTTAATGTTCCCCCATCATGAAGCTGAAATAGCTCAAATGGAAGCAATATCTAATAAACATCCCCTAGTCAAATACTGGCTTCACACAGGATTTCTTAATGTAGAAGGCCAGAAAATGGCAAAATCCCTGGGCAACTTTATAACTATCAAGGACTTTTTAAAAGAAAACGATTCAAGAATCCTCAGATTGTTAATAATAAAAAGCCATTACCGCTCCCCTCTTGATTACAATGAAAAGCTGCTTTTACAGACAAAAAGAGAATTAGAGAGAATAGATGAATTTATAGATAAATTGTCAAGAATCAAGACTGTTGAGGCCAATCCTCAACAGATTCTGAGGGGTATTGAAAAAAAATATAAAGCGGCGATGGAAGACGACTTTAATACGCCAAAAGCAATTGCTTTACTATTTAATTTAATAAACAAAGGAAATATCCAAATCAGCCAAAATAAATTAACAGTGACTGACGCCAAAGAAATTATAACTTTCTTAAAGAAAATTGATAAAGTATTTAACTTTATTTTCCAAATAAAACAAAAAAAGGAAATTCCTTCTTCAATTATAGATTTAGTCAAACTCAGAGAAAAACAAAGAAAAAAGAATAATTGGCAAAAGGCAGATAAGATAAGAAAAAAAATACAGCAGCTGGGCTACTGGGTTGAAGATACAAAAGACGGTTCAAAAGTTAAGAAGCTTTAG
- the recR gene encoding recombination protein RecR, which yields MYSRSIQKLIELFSKFPTVGPRTASRFVFYLLGLTKEEVDEITSSINQLKENVKLCSFCYKSFEKEGELCEICSNANGDKSLLCIVEKETDLIPIEKTKKYEGRYFILGGTVSTFKKDEIKKIRMQELLETVKDSKIKEIIIALNPTSEGEATALYLERNLKPLNKKTSRLGRGLPVGAELEYADEETLGAAFEGRK from the coding sequence ATGTACTCTCGCTCCATTCAAAAATTAATAGAATTGTTTTCAAAATTCCCGACAGTCGGTCCGAGAACAGCTAGCCGCTTTGTTTTCTATTTGCTGGGCCTAACTAAAGAAGAAGTTGACGAAATCACCTCATCCATAAACCAACTTAAAGAAAACGTAAAACTCTGCAGCTTCTGTTACAAATCATTTGAAAAAGAAGGAGAGCTTTGCGAAATCTGCAGCAATGCCAATGGAGACAAGTCGCTCCTCTGTATAGTTGAAAAAGAAACCGATCTAATACCGATTGAAAAAACTAAAAAGTATGAGGGAAGATATTTCATACTGGGCGGTACTGTCTCCACTTTCAAAAAAGATGAAATTAAAAAGATAAGAATGCAGGAACTCTTGGAAACAGTGAAAGATTCCAAAATAAAAGAAATTATTATCGCTTTGAACCCGACATCAGAGGGCGAAGCCACAGCTCTGTATTTAGAAAGGAATTTAAAACCTTTAAATAAAAAAACAAGCCGTTTGGGTAGAGGCTTGCCAGTCGGCGCAGAATTAGAATATGCGGACGAAGAAACATTGGGAGCTGCCTTTGAGGGCAGGAAATAG
- the rplU gene encoding 50S ribosomal protein L21: protein MLAVIKTGGKQYIVAPGQKIKIEKIEKKEGSEIAFSDVLLLEKNKKVEIGMPRVKGVKVLGKILKHGKAKKVIVFKYKAKKRYKVKKGHRQPFTEVEITQIQSAS from the coding sequence ATGTTAGCTGTTATTAAAACCGGAGGCAAACAATACATTGTCGCTCCCGGACAAAAAATTAAGATTGAAAAGATTGAGAAAAAAGAGGGGAGTGAAATCGCTTTTTCCGATGTTTTGCTTTTGGAGAAGAACAAGAAAGTGGAAATCGGCATGCCTCGCGTAAAAGGCGTTAAGGTTCTGGGGAAAATCTTAAAGCACGGAAAAGCCAAGAAGGTAATTGTTTTCAAATACAAAGCGAAAAAACGCTATAAAGTAAAAAAAGGCCACAGACAGCCTTTTACGGAAGTTGAGATTACTCAAATACAAAGTGCTTCCTAA